Sequence from the Mixophyes fleayi isolate aMixFle1 chromosome 4, aMixFle1.hap1, whole genome shotgun sequence genome:
GGGTGAGATGGGACCAAAAGTTGCTATGGACATGGATGGTGGTATGACTGAGGCATCATCTTCCTTTCCAGGGATGAAGTTATCCAAGTAAAAAGATGGTACAAATATCTGTAGGAGTTCTCCATTCCGAAGACCAAACATGTTTTTTATTACAGCATCACCTATATTACTAAAAAAGTAACGGTCAGGAGGGCCTAAATCATGTTCGTATTCATACTTTACTGTTTCTTTTGTCATTTCATCATAGACTGTCCCATATGGTGCAAATATAACATAAGGTGGTCCTAGAAGGATATATCTTTCGTAACCTAAGTTTATAGTGATTTTATCCTTTCTCCAGTCTACCCATTTGGAGTATATTGTTTTCATGTAATCTTTATATGTAGAAATTTGTTCCTCAAGATCTTTTCTCCAGACTCTTGTGTTGTCCTCATCATACATTTCCTTTCCATGAAGAAGCCTCTCctttaaaatcaataaatgttGAATACTATGTGTGACCACTAGAGGAATTAGTTGCACAGAGTTTTTAGACTCTGTAAGCTTGAAGAATAATTCATTACTTGCATGGATCATGGATGACAATAATGAACCTTTTTCTCTGATCTGAGCTTCAACATACATCTCCATAGTCTTATGTAGACCATGGAGCTCAGAATTTCTTTCCTGAAGTTCAAATTCAAGGATCTTCTGATCTATCAATCCTTCCACTTGGTCTTTTATGAGACTCCATATATCTTGTTCAGAAGATGGCCAGAAAGCCTTTAAAAGTGTACTTATGATTAGTCCAACTGGTATACCTCCAATGGGGGGAATCTTGGCTGTGATACTGATCAAAATATCTTTCATCCTGTCATTCCATGTGCCACCCAAATTGTTTCTACAGTTGTttcctacaaaaaaataaatgtagaaacattacatttaatatattttcacaaAATGTACTGCAAAGTAGAGATTCTGAAAATCAATACTAACACTAATAATGCTGACGTGTGACACATGCTTCTTTGCACAAATTTCAATATTTCATCACCATATGTGCATCCTGTCCTGCTATTTGATGTCTTTCCCTGTAGGTGCTTTGCATGTAATTTTGTGGTATTGTGAACAATACACCACAGTAGGATAGTCTGCCATTCTAACATGTGAGGATAGACCACAGTATCAGTTAAAAGACCAgttaaaattacctcatgaaaatgattttgagccctcaactcgtaaatgattttgagccctcaactcgtaaatttagcctttactacccctcccacggggggaagggggaatgatggaagttaaatgacttcactattctaatttttttgtcaaacaatgtcagtataccaaatttcaggtcaattggatgagccctttctgagaaaatagttttttccacagacacacacacactaacacacgctgctacacatgcaggggtggatctagaaaatgtttgtacccggggcgatgttaGGGTGGGTCGATTTAGGctcgccccctttccgacttctgaggatgccagcggctgcacagtatgtgcaggtccgctcggcagtgacaggcagggacagtgtgctgcccggctgctctgattgtgtttaaaacacaatcagagcagccgggcagcacactgtcactgccaagcggacctgcacataccgtgcagccgtcggcagcaaacccctgttagggggggcgattgccctgatcgcacccccctggatccgccactgtacacatgtgtgttcatgaggtaaaatgacctcacggaaatgagtttgacccctcaactcgtaaatttagcctttactacccctcccacggggggaaggggggatgatggaagttaactgacttcactattctaatttttttgtcaataatgtcagtataccaaatttcagccctttctgagttttttttcccacacacactaagaatttagtaggtcagtgtataactccacccagcaggtggcgctgcggcttttttttttttccacacacagactaacacacgctgctaggcttttatattatatatatatatatatatatatatatatatatatatatatatataaaaaaaaacagggatactctgcactctccaatcatgtgtttggagagtgcaaagtatccctgttttcttgtctataaaatgtgggcaaccccctcctGCACCCtggtctgtacatggtgagtgcagaggatctatgtctgtttttgtttatacaatgtaagtcccatgactcttgcaccccattttctacattctttacatttattaattccaacttgtgccaggtgagtcccaggtgtcccatggctgctagtgcttggcttggaaaagctgtgtgcaggtaagtcttaagcccagataaaatagcatagcatttgatcatgttaggactgaccagaatgggaagactttggcgtcagttggtcagcttaacatatattgcaatatgtggaactaacactccctgtttttaatatagaacagtacttggtatagcattaattatgtgtttggtgagtgcagagtatccctgtttccttgtctataaaatgtgggcaaccccctcttgcaccctagtctgtacatggtgagttcAGAGGATCTatgcctgtttttgtttatatatatatatatatatatatatatacatatatacatatatatcagggatgtgcaccggcgacttttggagtctcgtgttttgtgttttggattcggattttctcgatgttttggatttggatttgtttcgcaaaacac
This genomic interval carries:
- the LOC142151068 gene encoding pesticidal crystal-like protein Cry17Aa; the encoded protein is MVSKRSRPCMTTLFLLFLFLQGNNCRNNLGGTWNDRMKDILISITAKIPPIGGIPVGLIISTLLKAFWPSSEQDIWSLIKDQVEGLIDQKILEFELQERNSELHGLHKTMEMYVEAQIREKGSLLSSMIHASNELFFKLTESKNSVQLIPLVVTHSIQHLLILKERLLHGKEMYDEDNTRVWRKDLEEQISTYKDYMKTIYSKWVDWRKDKITINLGYERYILLGPPYVIFAPYGTVYDEMTKETVKYEYEHDLGPPDRYFFSNIGDAVIKNMFGLRNGELLQIFVPSFYLDNFIPGKEDDASVIPPSMSIATFGPISPSVQIIRDQWYHLYTPGNDNIKNGEVTSINVREWDFLNGFQVIYSTHSGSFVGNREGGLLHEIQLNNRRVKSLQFCDNDNVMVEVTIGFSNGESTGRLGNRGGWSVSCVDTGSIDTYGLYNVRMAGGVSGLYQIELDFKAYPTKPSQMDTHDLHIVDFANDHFKYSSVTEVE